From Gossypium hirsutum isolate 1008001.06 unplaced genomic scaffold, Gossypium_hirsutum_v2.1 scaffold_440, whole genome shotgun sequence, the proteins below share one genomic window:
- the LOC107921537 gene encoding uncharacterized protein yields MEAFRRVLEDCNLIDMGFSGNWFTWERGNLPETNIQEWLDRGVATDSWVALFPDYQVRHLSHSFFDHCPLLINTKCEDSRCMERRFKFEAWWVLEEPFIGEVKSIWENSLGDLLNKLQCVRRGGS; encoded by the coding sequence ATGGAAGCTTTTAGAAGGGTGCTAGAGGATTGCAATTTAATTGATATGGGCTTTTCTGGAAATTGGTTCACATGGGAGAGGGGTAATTTACCAGAGACTAATATTCAAGAATGGCTAGATAGAGGGGTAGCTACTGACAGCTGGGTTGCTTTATTTCCAGATTATCAAGTTCGTCATCTATCACATTCCTTTTTCGATCACTGTCCATTGCTCATAAATACTAAATGCGAAGATTCGAGGTGCATGGAGAGGAGGTTTAAATTTGAAGCATGGTGGGTGCTGGAGGAACCATTTATTGGTGAAGTGAAGAGTATTTGGGAAAATTCTTTAGGAGACTTATTAAACAAGTTGCAGTGTGTTAGAAGAggtggatcttaa
- the LOC107921543 gene encoding uncharacterized protein has translation MANLWHPVRGGQIRDLGEEKIHDIPFGFFSEHLAVQLGKFIGVFMEYDSSKLGKENCNFMRVRVQVDIRRPLRRKKQLMFNGQCSYVLFKYERLSLFCFYCGHLVHIDSFCEAKMTLGVEVAEMGWDLTLRDQSRRALAMKIVWLRDEWEEV, from the exons ATGGCAAATTTATGGCATCCTGTCCGTGGTGGTCAAATTCGAGATCTGGGGGAAGAAAAg ATCCATGATATTCCTTTTGGTTTTTTCTCTGAACATTTGGCGGTGCAACTTGGGAAATTTATAGGGGTTTTTATGGAGTATGACAGTTCTAAGTTGGGGAAAGAGAATTGTAATTTTATGAGGGTACGAGTTCAAGTGGATATACGTCGGCCTTTGAGAAGAAAGAAACAGCTTATGTTTAATGGCCAGTGTTCATATGTTCTATTTAAATATGAACGTTTATCACTGTTTTGTTTTTATTGCGGTCATTTGGTGCATATCGATTCATTTTGTGAAGCAAAAATGACGTTAGGGGTGGAAGTTGCAGAAATGGGATGGGATTTAACACTACGGGATCAATCTCGAAGGGCTTTGGCTATGAAAATTGTTTGGTTACGTGATGAATGGGAGGAAGTATAG